AGCTGGTCACCGTCATCGGTGCGTGGCGAATGGTGTCGTCGATCCTGCAGAGCCTGGAGGTTCCACTGGAGGAGGGCGTGGCCGCGTGGCCGCCCGACGGCCGGAGCCCCTCGTCGTTCGATCCGTAGGCCCTGGTCTGATTCGTAGGGCGTAGCGTCGGCCGCATGCAAACGAGAGTTGCCGAGATGCTCGGCGTCGAGTTTCCAATCTGCGCCTTCAGCCACTGCCGCGACGTAGTGGCCGCGGTGACCAATGCGGGAGGTTTCGGGGTACTCGGCGCCACCGCCCACAGCCCCAAGCGGCTGGAAAGCGAGCTCACCTGGATCGAGGAGCAGACGCACGGCAAGCCCTACGGGGTCGATCTGCTGCTGCCGCCGAAGTATGTCGGCGCCGATTCCGGTGGGGTGAATTCACGGCAAGCTCAGGATCTGCTGCCTGCCGAGCATCGGGCGTTTGTCGATGACATCCTGGCCCGCTACGGCGTCGCGGCCCATGCCGAGCAGGACGAGGTGATCAGGGGTGGGCTCAACATCTCACCCAAGGGCTATGAGCCGCTGCTGGAGGTGGCCTTTGCCCACAACATCCGATTGATCGCCAGCGCGCTCGGGCCACCGCCGCACGACCTGGTAGAGCGGGCACACAGCCACGACGTGCTGGTGGCCGCGCTGGCCGGCACTACCGAGCACGCCCGCCGGCACGCGGCGGCGGGGGTGGACCTGATCGTCGCTCAGGGCACCGAGGCGGGTGGGCACACCGGCGAGGTCGCGACCATGGTGCTCGTTCCCGAAGTGGTGGACGCGGTGGCGCCGACGCCCGTGTTGGCCGCAGGCGGGATCGCCCGCGGGCGCCAGATTGCGGCCGCGATGGCGCTGGGTGCTGAAGGGGTGTGGTGCGGATCGGTTTGGCTGACTACCGAGGAAGCCGAGACCGCGCCGGTCGTGAAGGACAAATTCCTGGCCGCGAAGTCGTCGGACACCGTGCGATCCCGGTCGATGACCGGCAAGCCGGCCCGCATGCTGCGCACCGCCTGGACCGAAGAGTGGGAACGGCCCGACACCCCGGACCCGTTGGGGATGCCGCTGCAGACGGCGCTGATCACCGACTCCCAGGTGCGGATCAACCAAGCCGCCGCCCACCCCGATGCGAAGGCCCGGGAGTTGGCGACGTACTTCGTCGGTCAGGTGGTCGGCTCGCTGGACCGGGTCCGGCCGACGCGAGCGGTGGTCCTCGACATGGTCGAGGAATACATCGACACCATCGGTCGGCTCACCGATGTGACATAGCGAACTCATAGCGAAATGTAACCTGGAGATCGCCTCCTGGTAGCCGCTGTTTTCCCAGCTCAGACGCGCTATTGCTGAAGGATGGCTGTGGGCGTCCGTAGCGAATGCATAAAGATGCCCAAACCCGGGGGTGCCGCGTTGACCGGGGCCCGTACGTCGTGCATTATCGGTCAGGCAAGCACCTCGTTAGGTGAGGCGGCTACACGAACACAGGCCACTGACCCCGAACGTCGAAAGACGCCCCGGGTCAGGACAGCTCCTCCCGGCTTAAGGGTTGAGCCCAGGTGGCTTCCGGTTTACCGGACACGTCGGGTAGTGCCAAAGCTCTGACGAGAGGGGTGCGGATTTCCGGCGGATCGCCGGCATCTGTCTCCCTTCGCGTGCGCAGCAGATCGCGTGGATACCCACGTGGGTCGTGAACCGAGAGGAGGTGAGGGACGCATGAGTTCCAGTGGCAGTCCGGGTCGATATCCGGGCGGTGTTTCGTCCCTGACCGGTCTCCGGTGCGGCGTTCTCGGCTGAGCCGTCAACCACGCTCCGATCGGAACCGTTGCGGGACGGGACTTCCCAAGAATCTTTGAAGGTCCACCTGTCAACGTTTGATCCTGTTAGGAGGCGATCATGACCGCTGCTCTGTATGACGAAGTCGTTACCGTAACCGCTGCGCCCACGCTGCACGTGGTGCGTGACGTGCCGGTCGCCGCGGCGCCGAAGAAGGCCCGCCGCACCGAAGAAGTGCTGTCCGCCGGCGGCGACCCGCTGGTGGCCGGTGCCGCCCGTCTGCTGCACATCCCGGTGCGGCACATGTACGCCGCGCTGTGGCGCATCGGCGTGCTCGAAGTCCAGGCGTGAGGCCCATGGACAGTGCGCTACCCGGCACTCCAAGGGGCTAGCCGACCGCAGGTGCGTCCTGCGGCGGGCCAGCCTCTTGGAGTGCTTACAGTCCAGATGATTGCGACCCGCGGCACCCGGCTTCGCCGGGTTTGCGATCGCAATTAGAATCAACGCCAGACCAGCATCGATCCGGCCATCACCGGGGAGCTTTCGGAAGAACAGCCATTCGGCCCAGTAGAACCGAACGGGCGGGCCCGTCACAGCCTCTTGAGTGGTCACGCGTGAGCGTGGCAAGCGGGGTGGTACCGCGGCGTTCGCGCAACAGCGCATCCGTCGTCCCCGTGCCTGGACATCTCGAGGCACCGGAGACTACCCACGTGAGCGACAACCCTGAACTCGAGGCCGACCGCACGGCCTATCCGAAGCTGGCCAGTGGTGCGCCCGACTTCC
This genomic stretch from Mycobacterium paragordonae harbors:
- a CDS encoding Rv1535 family protein — encoded protein: MTAALYDEVVTVTAAPTLHVVRDVPVAAAPKKARRTEEVLSAGGDPLVAGAARLLHIPVRHMYAALWRIGVLEVQA
- a CDS encoding NAD(P)H-dependent flavin oxidoreductase, with the translated sequence MQTRVAEMLGVEFPICAFSHCRDVVAAVTNAGGFGVLGATAHSPKRLESELTWIEEQTHGKPYGVDLLLPPKYVGADSGGVNSRQAQDLLPAEHRAFVDDILARYGVAAHAEQDEVIRGGLNISPKGYEPLLEVAFAHNIRLIASALGPPPHDLVERAHSHDVLVAALAGTTEHARRHAAAGVDLIVAQGTEAGGHTGEVATMVLVPEVVDAVAPTPVLAAGGIARGRQIAAAMALGAEGVWCGSVWLTTEEAETAPVVKDKFLAAKSSDTVRSRSMTGKPARMLRTAWTEEWERPDTPDPLGMPLQTALITDSQVRINQAAAHPDAKARELATYFVGQVVGSLDRVRPTRAVVLDMVEEYIDTIGRLTDVT